One Chryseobacterium indoltheticum DNA segment encodes these proteins:
- a CDS encoding RHS repeat-associated core domain-containing protein: MKIKLNKLPFSKKSALLASFFFVMFVFASFTKEDRDKVREWKKSWSRTNHKNNGILSEKSDFKLLSQLFNTDRRNSFPVNNVSEKKTLSTGNFKSEKINHSISEKTISENIINFSAVEKEGTIGVFSDNEEDRIRDNFFSINIPKVPYDGLHVFLEYELFGLAYHQSVSRSVNHHQSIGGEIIVPSSEWSHQKEELNPSLLKEGLNTILFTSPSSGIKYKIKNLKIVFEKSKSEIKDFGITSLLSGDVLYVKGFSKNSLSINNTDITSKNGEFEKVFKINEIDKKSGNFVIIREGSREYVKIPNDIKSFKIVNNNIYNYKSVDLSKDQELDLNYEDLNLKVDKESTETASVDLLKLREKDFPAVSNGLKNVTSNNSAYRISLKSGQLTKKLKISIPYDEKKLGLTSPKEIKIFSFDYERKQWKMEPSTIVDEQNKMVTFESNGDGDFINGVISVPESPQTNASSPTSMSGIKAGDPTAAMHFVSPPSASQNGDAAMSYPIVIPSGRNGLQPNLSITYNSSTGNGWMGEGWDISGISSIDLDTRWGAPSFDSTGESELYSLDGQMLVYEDNYLPQRHNINANGISTAMQPRNSTGYKSFYLRKGHDFSKIERYGTTPSDYRWVVTSINGIKSYYGGDESAIDQQSVLRAVSGQIIKWGIYKVEDTYRNNIKYYYDNSSLGAQSTENSNLAGGRIFNIHSIYYTGKDGNDGGYSIVFEKEASILRKDLLINAKQGAKQITPHRLDVIKIYDNLGFSPTQYFKSYRFWYKDGEFNKSLLTRFWVAEQEHYFNTFDLEYHNEVSNAGNPLPLFGPDTSVTTFQPDSSLFELPPGHNPAKINTTYTKEEGSAFRLSIMLDFLTFTQNPYGNIILYSPLTSSSHAKARGAQQLVDFDGDGIPDILYKKNNGLYLRPGKLSSTGILGSFGFEKKIKNLQSNFAYTETKSKSRGKDFGGSISFLNWSIFANTSNIKTTNKSTTTTYLIDANSDGIMDVVDGKNVWFNRIDNGIPTFTKFSESTENMVIKAKPVEPVAQDVLPKDDVVKVWVAPRDGYIRFRDEISIENVNGANAVYSVEIPSGQYTYSQPVRIYLTKILAGMSPQSINIRRYNDYFSQIQAMPPLNSSNHLGYNSSNMLYIRSGEKVFIKLHQNQDENYKVFSNPEIFYVDASGNDLLNSTITDVDGFNINNGSYSTNFLLNNYESGVKLDHYGSIVVNVPQIIFNRLNDQVKIRVLVQNLITNQTTQLFSQTYGNLQTTLTIPAFTLNANISDPSVLLFLVESTSHIAYKNTGLNNITVNYLTGGNNYLLNLVPKYNSTYITDHKPKISLSNYTNNFPPGTKTYTVQINKNIPLSQFNNFPDCTFTYVIKKAGQVLGKRKVFIVHNNGVTSLYEMNLETNQTISGINGVPVYTDDLSSFFIPRGHELSIQVFLENAYDREAYNKLTSFFLQKAFNVYYDNDVLLTTVPETSIHSEDMNPISKIYKNWGQFLHRDIYDSKCVLDSQCDEYGVLVKYAPPIININTANCNHLTDPDQIQACVAQNSTMVMSESLFPLTTYKVGQTEKWKGAGPEQYSSADAFKDDEFSTGVFTNLPLDFDPANSEDLSNVGPDSEMTTMKAVDKIYLSNSKTKSYSGGASGNIGVGASMGYSESSLVDPQGSILLQDFNDLNGDGYPDFFSKERVQLTEPTGGHKAPQAAFIGDYVSISDNYQNAITLGANFNVKAFKTTGSNAKTGLGRGTTAQADNSSAWSPAVGVNSSYNFDSKDYGKAYWMDINGDGLIDRISNASASGFTTSLNYGTGMLPATNFYNSSTYSSVPVGSTGMSFGTSLSSLINTLAALGSNFGLEIGVGSSKSSSTSEKTFEDVNGDGLIDLLSVSSSELSVSYNLGNKFSDPVNLKKQSNQNINFTEERQDLSGYANIGGHIYLPIGPIPIFPFFFLFNLYIKVGVDASANIGMTISEVKKGLRDMNGDGYNDLIRYEGNDIIVNYSRIGKTNKLKSVTNNVSKQSFEIDYKYTTPDYNDPNARLVLGEVKILNPDVFSPTYTQSTVDKDIITTFHYESGKYDRREREFLGFEKVETHEFSEGNTLYRKNVDMFYNKSFHTAGLLKTSEQYSGSNAILSKVKNEYKLYKFNTGITQLVATDPNDFEAFDSGGREGRRMARILPAKVTNSQYENNGIIENSKVMTYNAIGLLKNHMYSSPTLTYNSEISYHQGLSNNMISVPQSIDVYAGSSPGGSALRHRETSVNANGDINQIKVKVNSSQFAVTDLTYNNYGNLTRIQYPYNDTYSRYKLDYEYDNIYNKYIIKTTNAFYETSTAEYNSRFDVPTKITDIGGNTTEYMYDDNGRLRIVLGPREASLPPTNHFGKYTILYEYNIIQKTPGSNINVYRVNTKHYNEEDPENPVETIAFSDGLGRVVQVKKDIEHVGVERMSISGITNYDLFGRAVKQFHPSSENKTTAPFNLQNPNNYLVLSSQQPYFSSTQYDLKDRIIKSTDEDNVDVNIEYDIENGLFKTKTTIPSVSQNNESFSNAEGKTIKSINYVNNQPLTTSFEYDTTGELLSSTDPQGYVTSYTYDMGGRTLSVSHPDRGNTTFTYDPAGNLTKKYTDNITNSSDYTGGQFISYNYNINRLINIHFPNLPNGSNPNNVQYVYGDVGTGNNTGKLIYKSDATGYTTYEYGILGEVINENRTVYGNYIQPMYFNTAYKYDSWNRIKQLTYPDGEILNYQYDFGGNLKKIINESGYEYISNVKYDEYEQRTNIFYGNSTKSEFSYYYSSRRLAGHTLSTISPSPQGLLANQYSYDGVGNIRRLENFADVSSNQMGGGYWFDYQYDELGRLAGTKGEFRIKTFRDETTPPEPGWSPYSVSNSTVDLQMHYNESGGIIHKGQKHIQDLVTNPVNSYENDYEYDNHKVVSITDSNTGFNTIFKYDYNGNTIEEYDMNGSKMMYWDEMDRMRAFYNDHAGVYQYYTYDDGGERTIKYNLSAGSQLYQNGVLINPGSLSLNDYKIYSSPQIVVSSDGRYTKHYFEGSTRFASRIVDGTDIFLNSSVRGTATKTEDKSEDAEVDFKSYLKKAGIEGEISVELENLVSKNGQSRLYYLHGDHLGTANYVTDEYGETTQFFLNLPFGETMAEQMTGVYDNPYKFNAKELDQETGFYYYGARYYNPKWSIWHGVDPLAEKMPSWSPYNYTFDNPITLIDPDGRAPSPPYRWANLNVQITWSNKMIDYDNGDGTINFRGQSGYMMANDRKNCLYVINPQYALLNDLIQDQNGNYGPQTWQAIKSLDASSQQSYKSNCYGWVLTGGLYFINATTREIADFLTADGYAYMGTPSKGTNYKKGDLLLWDGHIIEATGQSKKGLLWQSKQGTNEVFEGTLPEVLYENTSWAAEQGSTSNAILFRPKSNSKDLIMNKNRNPVGTIKKVTNEDHQKIRKPD; this comes from the coding sequence ATGAAAATAAAATTAAATAAACTTCCTTTTAGTAAGAAGTCGGCTTTATTAGCGAGCTTTTTTTTTGTTATGTTTGTTTTTGCGAGTTTTACAAAAGAAGACAGGGACAAGGTAAGAGAATGGAAGAAATCATGGAGTAGAACTAATCATAAAAATAATGGAATCTTATCTGAGAAATCTGATTTCAAACTATTGTCTCAATTATTTAATACTGATAGACGCAATTCCTTTCCTGTAAATAATGTCAGTGAAAAAAAAACTTTAAGTACGGGGAATTTTAAATCTGAAAAAATAAATCACAGTATTTCAGAAAAAACGATATCTGAAAATATTATAAATTTTTCTGCTGTTGAAAAGGAAGGTACTATTGGCGTATTTTCTGATAATGAGGAAGACCGTATTAGAGATAATTTCTTCAGCATTAATATTCCAAAAGTTCCTTACGATGGACTACATGTCTTTTTAGAATATGAACTTTTTGGTTTAGCTTATCATCAATCAGTTTCACGTTCAGTTAATCATCATCAATCAATCGGTGGAGAAATTATTGTGCCATCTTCAGAATGGAGTCATCAGAAAGAAGAGCTAAATCCATCGTTATTAAAAGAAGGGCTTAACACCATACTTTTTACTTCTCCTTCATCAGGTATTAAGTACAAGATTAAAAATCTGAAAATTGTATTTGAAAAAAGTAAATCTGAAATAAAAGATTTTGGTATCACTTCTCTTTTGTCTGGAGATGTTCTTTATGTCAAAGGCTTCAGTAAAAATTCACTTTCAATCAATAACACGGATATTACTTCTAAAAATGGGGAGTTTGAAAAGGTATTTAAAATAAATGAAATAGATAAAAAATCAGGTAATTTCGTTATTATAAGAGAAGGAAGCAGAGAGTATGTTAAGATTCCCAATGATATCAAGTCATTTAAAATAGTCAACAATAATATTTATAATTATAAATCAGTGGATCTTTCCAAAGATCAGGAACTTGATCTTAATTATGAGGACTTGAATCTTAAAGTTGACAAAGAAAGCACAGAGACAGCTTCTGTAGACTTATTAAAACTAAGAGAAAAAGATTTCCCTGCTGTTTCTAATGGTCTTAAAAACGTTACATCAAACAATTCCGCATACAGAATTTCGTTAAAATCAGGACAGCTTACAAAAAAATTAAAAATTAGCATTCCATATGACGAAAAGAAATTAGGTCTTACATCTCCAAAAGAAATTAAGATTTTCTCTTTTGACTATGAAAGAAAACAATGGAAGATGGAGCCATCTACAATTGTTGACGAACAAAATAAAATGGTTACTTTTGAAAGTAATGGTGATGGAGATTTTATAAATGGAGTAATTTCTGTCCCTGAATCACCGCAAACAAACGCTTCTTCCCCAACAAGTATGAGTGGTATCAAGGCAGGCGATCCTACTGCAGCAATGCATTTTGTTTCACCTCCAAGTGCAAGTCAGAACGGTGATGCAGCAATGTCATATCCTATTGTAATTCCCTCAGGACGTAATGGTTTGCAGCCCAATTTATCAATTACTTACAATAGTAGTACTGGAAATGGCTGGATGGGAGAAGGCTGGGATATCAGTGGTATTTCATCTATAGATTTAGACACAAGATGGGGCGCTCCTTCATTTGATTCTACCGGTGAATCGGAATTGTACTCGTTGGACGGTCAGATGTTAGTTTATGAAGACAACTATTTACCGCAAAGACATAATATTAATGCAAATGGAATATCAACGGCCATGCAGCCAAGAAATTCCACTGGATACAAATCTTTCTATTTACGCAAGGGGCACGATTTCAGTAAAATTGAGAGGTATGGAACCACTCCTTCAGATTATAGATGGGTTGTAACCTCTATAAATGGTATAAAATCATACTATGGCGGTGATGAATCTGCTATTGATCAGCAATCTGTTCTTCGTGCCGTTTCAGGTCAGATTATTAAATGGGGCATTTATAAAGTAGAAGACACATATCGTAATAATATAAAATACTACTATGATAACAGTTCTTTAGGTGCGCAGTCAACTGAAAATTCAAATCTCGCAGGAGGACGTATTTTTAACATCCATTCTATTTATTATACAGGAAAGGATGGGAATGATGGTGGTTATTCAATTGTTTTTGAGAAGGAAGCATCAATTTTAAGAAAAGATTTACTGATTAATGCAAAACAAGGAGCTAAGCAAATAACTCCTCATAGATTAGATGTTATAAAAATTTATGATAATTTGGGTTTTTCACCTACACAATATTTTAAATCATATAGGTTTTGGTACAAAGATGGAGAGTTCAACAAAAGCTTATTAACAAGATTTTGGGTAGCAGAGCAAGAACACTATTTCAATACCTTTGATCTTGAATATCACAATGAGGTTAGCAATGCAGGAAATCCTTTACCTTTATTTGGTCCTGATACAAGTGTTACTACATTTCAACCGGATTCTTCTCTGTTTGAACTTCCACCTGGTCATAATCCTGCCAAAATTAATACAACCTACACTAAAGAAGAAGGGTCTGCTTTTCGATTAAGCATCATGCTGGATTTTTTAACTTTCACCCAAAATCCATATGGTAATATTATATTGTATTCTCCCCTAACAAGTAGTTCTCACGCAAAAGCCAGGGGCGCACAGCAACTTGTAGATTTTGATGGTGATGGAATTCCTGATATCTTGTATAAAAAGAATAATGGATTGTACCTTAGACCAGGAAAATTATCTAGCACAGGTATCTTAGGTAGTTTTGGATTTGAAAAAAAGATAAAAAATTTACAAAGTAATTTTGCTTATACAGAGACTAAATCAAAAAGTAGAGGTAAAGATTTTGGAGGTTCAATAAGCTTTCTAAACTGGAGTATATTTGCAAATACCTCAAATATTAAGACTACTAATAAAAGTACAACAACAACTTATCTGATTGATGCAAATTCTGATGGTATTATGGATGTAGTTGATGGAAAAAACGTGTGGTTTAACAGAATTGATAATGGCATTCCAACTTTTACCAAGTTTAGTGAGTCTACAGAAAATATGGTTATAAAGGCAAAGCCAGTTGAGCCTGTTGCTCAAGATGTTTTACCAAAAGATGACGTTGTTAAGGTTTGGGTTGCTCCGCGTGACGGTTATATACGGTTTCGTGATGAAATTTCAATTGAAAACGTGAATGGAGCTAATGCTGTTTATTCAGTCGAAATACCTTCTGGCCAATATACTTACTCTCAACCTGTAAGGATTTATTTAACAAAAATACTAGCAGGTATGTCGCCTCAATCGATTAACATTCGCAGGTATAATGATTACTTCTCTCAGATACAGGCCATGCCACCTCTTAATTCAAGTAACCACTTAGGATATAACAGCTCTAATATGCTTTATATCAGATCTGGAGAAAAAGTATTCATAAAACTTCATCAGAATCAAGATGAGAATTATAAAGTGTTTTCAAATCCAGAGATATTTTATGTGGATGCGTCCGGCAATGATTTACTTAATTCAACAATCACAGATGTAGACGGCTTTAATATCAATAACGGAAGCTATTCTACAAATTTCTTATTGAATAATTATGAGTCTGGTGTAAAGTTAGATCATTATGGAAGTATAGTAGTAAATGTACCTCAGATTATTTTCAATAGATTAAATGATCAGGTTAAAATTCGTGTTCTTGTTCAAAATCTTATCACTAATCAAACTACTCAGTTGTTTTCTCAAACGTATGGAAATTTACAAACAACTTTGACGATACCTGCATTTACTTTAAATGCAAATATTTCAGACCCATCAGTATTGTTGTTCCTGGTTGAGAGTACTTCTCACATAGCTTACAAAAATACAGGTCTCAATAATATTACTGTTAATTATCTGACCGGAGGAAATAATTATTTATTAAATCTGGTTCCAAAATATAATTCTACCTACATAACGGATCATAAACCTAAAATTAGTTTATCTAATTACACTAATAATTTTCCACCAGGAACAAAAACATATACTGTTCAAATCAATAAGAACATTCCGTTGTCTCAATTTAACAATTTCCCTGACTGTACTTTTACTTATGTAATAAAAAAAGCGGGTCAAGTTCTCGGTAAACGAAAAGTTTTTATTGTGCATAATAATGGTGTTACGTCTTTGTATGAAATGAATTTGGAAACAAACCAAACTATTTCGGGCATCAATGGAGTTCCAGTATACACAGATGACTTATCTTCTTTTTTTATTCCGAGGGGACACGAACTTTCAATTCAGGTCTTTTTGGAAAATGCTTACGATAGGGAAGCTTATAATAAATTAACATCATTTTTTTTGCAGAAAGCCTTTAATGTATATTATGATAACGATGTATTACTGACCACAGTTCCTGAAACATCCATTCATTCTGAAGACATGAACCCCATATCCAAAATTTATAAAAACTGGGGTCAATTTCTCCACAGAGATATTTATGACAGTAAATGTGTTTTAGATTCGCAATGTGATGAATATGGTGTTTTGGTAAAATATGCACCTCCAATAATTAATATTAATACCGCAAACTGTAATCATCTTACTGATCCCGATCAAATCCAGGCTTGTGTAGCACAAAACTCTACGATGGTAATGTCAGAGAGTCTTTTTCCTCTGACAACCTATAAAGTTGGACAGACTGAAAAATGGAAAGGTGCAGGACCGGAACAATATTCCTCAGCGGATGCTTTTAAAGATGATGAATTTTCTACAGGAGTGTTTACGAATCTACCTCTTGATTTCGATCCTGCAAATTCAGAAGATCTTAGCAACGTAGGACCAGATTCTGAAATGACAACAATGAAAGCTGTAGATAAAATTTATTTAAGTAATTCAAAAACTAAGTCTTACAGTGGAGGAGCTTCAGGCAATATAGGTGTTGGAGCAAGTATGGGATATTCTGAATCATCTCTTGTTGATCCTCAAGGTAGTATTTTACTACAAGATTTTAATGATTTAAACGGTGACGGCTATCCAGACTTTTTTAGCAAAGAAAGAGTTCAATTAACAGAACCTACTGGTGGGCATAAAGCGCCACAGGCAGCATTTATTGGAGATTATGTATCAATTTCTGACAATTATCAGAATGCAATTACATTAGGTGCAAATTTTAATGTGAAGGCATTTAAAACAACTGGATCCAATGCTAAAACAGGACTTGGCAGAGGAACTACCGCACAAGCAGATAACTCAAGTGCCTGGTCTCCGGCAGTTGGGGTTAATTCGTCATATAATTTTGATTCAAAAGATTATGGAAAGGCATATTGGATGGATATCAACGGTGACGGATTAATCGATAGAATTTCTAATGCTTCGGCCTCTGGCTTTACCACTAGTTTAAATTATGGTACAGGAATGTTACCAGCAACAAATTTTTATAATTCAAGTACCTATTCATCAGTGCCTGTTGGCTCTACGGGGATGTCATTTGGAACCTCCCTGTCCAGTTTGATAAATACTTTAGCAGCGTTAGGATCAAACTTCGGACTTGAAATTGGAGTTGGGTCATCAAAATCTTCAAGTACTTCAGAAAAAACATTTGAAGACGTAAACGGTGATGGATTAATCGATCTTCTTTCTGTGAGTTCATCAGAGCTGAGTGTAAGTTATAATCTTGGGAACAAATTTTCAGATCCTGTAAATTTAAAAAAACAGTCTAATCAGAATATAAACTTTACTGAAGAACGTCAAGATTTAAGTGGGTATGCTAATATCGGAGGTCACATTTATTTACCAATTGGTCCAATTCCTATTTTTCCTTTCTTCTTTTTGTTTAACCTATACATAAAGGTGGGGGTAGATGCGTCAGCAAATATTGGAATGACTATCTCAGAAGTAAAAAAGGGATTACGGGATATGAACGGCGACGGATACAATGATCTTATAAGATACGAAGGAAATGACATCATCGTGAATTATTCACGTATCGGAAAAACCAACAAACTTAAAAGTGTTACAAATAATGTTTCTAAGCAAAGCTTTGAAATTGATTATAAATACACAACCCCTGATTATAATGATCCAAATGCTAGATTAGTTTTAGGAGAAGTTAAAATATTGAATCCTGATGTTTTTTCTCCTACTTATACACAGTCAACTGTTGATAAAGATATTATCACAACATTTCATTATGAAAGTGGCAAATATGATAGAAGAGAAAGAGAATTTTTAGGTTTTGAAAAAGTAGAAACCCATGAATTTAGTGAAGGAAATACTTTATATAGAAAAAATGTAGATATGTTTTATAATAAAAGCTTCCATACTGCAGGACTTCTTAAAACGTCTGAACAATACTCTGGTTCTAACGCTATTCTTTCAAAGGTGAAGAATGAATATAAACTATACAAATTTAATACGGGAATAACACAACTTGTCGCAACTGATCCAAATGATTTCGAAGCCTTTGATTCCGGTGGTAGAGAAGGAAGGCGTATGGCTAGGATTTTACCAGCCAAAGTGACCAACTCTCAGTATGAAAACAATGGAATTATTGAAAATTCGAAAGTTATGACTTATAATGCAATAGGTCTTTTGAAAAATCATATGTATTCAAGTCCGACATTAACTTATAACTCTGAAATTTCATACCATCAAGGTCTAAGTAACAATATGATTTCAGTGCCACAATCCATTGATGTTTATGCTGGATCTTCTCCGGGAGGTTCTGCATTAAGACATAGAGAAACTTCTGTAAATGCTAATGGTGATATAAATCAGATTAAAGTCAAAGTGAATAGTTCTCAGTTTGCAGTGACTGACTTGACCTACAATAATTATGGTAACCTTACCCGTATTCAATATCCTTACAATGATACTTATTCTAGGTATAAACTTGATTACGAATATGATAATATATATAATAAATATATTATTAAGACTACCAATGCATTCTATGAAACTTCAACAGCAGAGTATAACTCAAGATTTGATGTTCCAACAAAAATTACTGATATTGGAGGAAATACTACAGAATATATGTATGATGATAATGGGAGATTACGTATAGTGCTAGGCCCAAGGGAAGCGAGCCTTCCCCCCACAAATCATTTTGGAAAATACACCATACTATATGAATATAATATTATTCAAAAAACCCCAGGCTCCAATATAAATGTTTATAGAGTTAATACGAAGCACTACAATGAGGAAGATCCTGAAAATCCGGTAGAAACAATTGCTTTTTCTGACGGTCTTGGTAGAGTAGTTCAGGTTAAGAAGGATATTGAGCATGTGGGAGTTGAAAGGATGTCAATATCGGGAATTACAAATTATGATCTCTTTGGCAGAGCGGTGAAACAATTCCACCCAAGTTCCGAGAATAAAACGACTGCGCCATTCAATCTGCAAAATCCCAATAACTACTTGGTATTATCCAGTCAGCAACCTTATTTCAGTTCGACGCAATACGATCTTAAAGATCGAATCATAAAATCGACTGATGAGGATAATGTGGACGTAAATATCGAATATGATATTGAGAATGGTTTATTTAAAACTAAAACAACTATTCCTTCAGTCAGTCAAAATAACGAGTCATTTTCAAATGCTGAGGGAAAAACTATCAAAAGTATAAATTATGTCAATAATCAGCCTCTTACAACAAGTTTTGAATATGATACCACAGGAGAGCTTTTAAGCTCAACTGATCCTCAGGGCTATGTGACCTCTTATACTTATGATATGGGTGGAAGAACACTTTCTGTATCACATCCTGATAGAGGAAATACAACTTTTACTTATGATCCTGCCGGAAATCTTACAAAAAAATATACAGATAATATAACCAATAGTTCCGATTATACCGGAGGACAATTTATTTCGTACAATTATAATATTAACAGATTAATCAATATTCATTTTCCAAATCTTCCAAATGGTTCAAATCCTAATAATGTGCAATATGTGTATGGTGATGTGGGAACAGGAAATAATACTGGAAAATTAATTTATAAATCCGATGCAACCGGCTATACAACCTATGAATATGGTATTCTTGGCGAAGTTATCAATGAAAATAGAACGGTATATGGAAATTATATCCAGCCAATGTATTTCAATACAGCTTATAAATATGATAGCTGGAACCGAATTAAGCAGCTGACCTATCCTGATGGTGAAATATTAAATTATCAATATGATTTTGGTGGGAATTTAAAAAAGATAATTAACGAGAGCGGATATGAATATATCTCAAATGTCAAATATGATGAATATGAACAGAGAACGAATATTTTTTATGGTAATAGCACAAAATCTGAATTTTCATATTATTATAGCAGCAGAAGATTGGCAGGACATACCTTATCTACAATAAGCCCTTCACCACAAGGACTACTTGCAAATCAGTATAGTTATGATGGTGTCGGAAATATAAGAAGATTAGAAAATTTTGCTGACGTTTCATCAAATCAGATGGGTGGTGGATATTGGTTTGATTATCAATATGATGAGTTGGGAAGGCTTGCGGGGACTAAAGGTGAATTTAGAATAAAGACCTTTAGGGACGAAACTACTCCACCGGAGCCGGGTTGGTCACCTTACTCAGTAAGTAATTCAACTGTGGATCTCCAAATGCATTACAATGAGTCTGGAGGTATCATCCACAAAGGGCAAAAACATATACAGGATTTAGTAACCAATCCAGTTAATTCATATGAAAATGATTACGAATATGATAATCATAAGGTGGTAAGTATTACAGATAGTAATACAGGTTTTAATACCATATTCAAATATGACTATAATGGAAATACTATTGAAGAATATGACATGAATGGTTCCAAAATGATGTATTGGGATGAGATGGACAGAATGAGAGCATTTTATAATGATCATGCAGGGGTTTATCAATACTACACCTACGATGACGGGGGAGAGAGAACCATAAAGTATAATTTATCTGCCGGCTCGCAACTATATCAAAATGGAGTCTTGATCAATCCAGGTTCATTAAGTCTTAATGACTATAAAATATATTCGAGTCCGCAAATAGTAGTTTCATCTGACGGAAGATATACCAAACACTATTTTGAAGGGTCAACAAGGTTTGCAAGCAGAATTGTTGATGGAACTGATATCTTTTTGAATAGTTCTGTAAGAGGAACTGCTACAAAAACAGAAGATAAATCGGAAGATGCTGAAGTAGACTTTAAATCCTATCTGAAAAAAGCGGGTATAGAGGGTGAAATTTCAGTTGAATTAGAAAATTTAGTCTCGAAAAATGGTCAATCAAGATTATATTATCTTCATGGTGATCATTTGGGAACTGCAAATTATGTTACTGATGAATATGGTGAAACCACCCAGTTTTTCTTAAATTTACCATTTGGTGAAACTATGGCAGAACAGATGACAGGTGTTTATGATAACCCTTATAAGTTTAATGCTAAAGAACTTGATCAGGAAACAGGATTTTATTATTACGGAGCGAGATATTATAATCCTAAATGGAGTATTTGGCATGGTGTAGACCCGCTGGCGGAAAAGATGCCAAGCTGGTCCCCGTATAATTATACTTTTGATAATCCAATAACATTGATTGATCCAGATGGGCGTGCCCCTTCTCCACCTTATAGATGGGCTAATCTAAATGTTCAAATTACATGGTCTAACAAAATGATTGACTATGATAATGGTGATGGTACAATTAATTTTAGAGGTCAAAGTGGTTATATGATGGCTAATGATAGGAAAAATTGTTTATATGTTATAAATCCTCAATATGCTTTACTTAATGACTTAATTCAAGATCAAAACGGTAATTATGGTCCACAAACATGGCAGGCTATAAAATCTCTTGACGCCTCATCTCAACAAAGCTATAAATCTAATTGTTATGGATGGGTTCTTACTGGTGGATTATATTTTATTAATGCAACTACTAGAGAAATTGCTGATTTCCTTACAGCAGATGGATATGCCTATATGGGAACCCCATCAAAAGGAACAAATTATAAAAAGGGTGATCTGCTATTATGGGATGGGCATATTATTGAAGCAACAGGTCAAAGCAAAAAGGGTTTATTATGGCAGTCTAAACAAGGGACTAATGAAGTTTTTGAAGGAACTCTTCCAGAAGTATTATATGAAAATACTTCTTGGGCAGCCGAGCAAGGATCTACTTCGAACGCTATACTTTTTCGTCCTAAATCTAATTCCAAGGATTTAATAATGAATAAAAATAGAAACCCCGTAGGAACAATAAAAAAAGTAACAAATGAAGATCATCAAAAAATTCGCAAACCTGATTAG